A genomic segment from Idiomarina piscisalsi encodes:
- the rpiA gene encoding ribose-5-phosphate isomerase RpiA translates to MSGNADSLKKAAAEAAMQYIENGTVVGVGTGSTVNFFIDELAKRKDDIEGAVSSSEESTKRLKAHGIEVFDLNSVADIPIYVDGADEINEHGQMIKGGGGALTREKIIAAVADKFVCVADDSKRVGLLGRFPLPVEVIPMARSYVAREIVKLGGDPVWRQGFTTDNGNWILDVHNLDIMKPMELESDLNNIVGVVTNGLFAQRGADVALIAREDGVETLKVAG, encoded by the coding sequence ATGTCAGGCAATGCAGATTCACTCAAAAAAGCCGCTGCAGAAGCAGCTATGCAATACATTGAAAACGGCACTGTTGTCGGTGTTGGTACCGGTTCCACTGTCAATTTCTTTATTGATGAGCTGGCCAAGCGGAAAGACGATATTGAAGGTGCGGTATCAAGCTCTGAGGAATCAACCAAACGCTTAAAAGCCCATGGTATTGAGGTGTTTGACTTAAACTCAGTTGCCGATATTCCTATTTACGTTGACGGTGCCGACGAAATTAACGAGCACGGCCAAATGATAAAAGGCGGCGGTGGGGCATTAACCCGCGAGAAGATTATTGCAGCGGTGGCGGACAAATTCGTTTGTGTCGCCGACGACAGTAAACGTGTGGGCTTGTTGGGTCGTTTCCCGTTACCGGTTGAGGTGATTCCCATGGCGCGTTCTTATGTGGCACGGGAAATCGTCAAGTTAGGCGGTGATCCAGTCTGGCGGCAGGGCTTTACCACCGATAACGGCAACTGGATTCTGGATGTCCACAACCTGGACATTATGAAACCCATGGAGCTTGAGTCTGACCTGAACAATATTGTCGGCGTAGTCACTAACGGCTTATTCGCCCAGCGTGGCGCCGACGTGGCGCTGATTGCGCGCGAAGACGGCGTTGAAACTCTTAAGGTAGCAGGCTAA
- a CDS encoding 5-formyltetrahydrofolate cyclo-ligase, with protein MTRQELRSKLQHIRRSLPQDYAEQAGMAVADAVEQRLRGLEPTQTTVAVYHSFAGELPTQPVIERLWENGFQTVLPVLHPFAKGHLLFLRYAPDTPMTTNKYGIEEPELRVDNVVPLSKIDILLLPLVGFDKKGNRLGMGGGYYDRTLAQWHNGHTPHLFPIGLSYDEQRVDELPVEAWDIPLPEVITPTKHWQF; from the coding sequence ATGACCCGACAAGAACTCCGAAGCAAGTTACAGCACATTCGCCGCAGCTTACCCCAGGATTATGCCGAACAGGCCGGTATGGCGGTTGCTGACGCTGTTGAACAGCGGCTGCGGGGGTTAGAGCCTACCCAAACCACTGTTGCTGTGTATCACAGCTTTGCCGGCGAGCTGCCCACACAGCCAGTTATTGAGCGGCTTTGGGAAAACGGTTTCCAAACAGTGCTGCCAGTGTTGCACCCATTCGCGAAAGGTCATTTACTGTTCTTACGTTACGCCCCCGATACCCCGATGACCACCAATAAATATGGTATAGAAGAGCCCGAATTGCGTGTCGATAACGTCGTGCCCCTTAGCAAGATTGATATTTTGCTGCTGCCGCTGGTCGGTTTCGACAAAAAAGGCAACCGACTGGGCATGGGCGGCGGTTACTACGACCGAACATTAGCGCAGTGGCATAACGGACATACACCCCATTTATTCCCAATTGGGCTAAGTTATGACGAGCAGCGGGTCGATGAGTTGCCTGTTGAAGCCTGGGATATTCCTTTGCCGGAAGTTATTACGCCAACGAAACACTGGCAATTTTAA
- a CDS encoding amidohydrolase family protein: MKTIKTIAFTCAALLLAASSQVFSAPLMQAPPKAPEREQGEGPYDRLILRGGTLITGEGAPPQGPVDIVIEDDRITQIVSVGNPGVPIIDSRRPKAGRGDKEMDVSGHYILPGFIDMHAHIGGSAKGIPAEYVLKLWLGHGITTIREPGSFNGLDWVQWHQEQAQDNDIASPRIVPYVGFGQGWEEPIYGAEQAREWVRYIKDRGAAGIKFFGASRKVMEAALDEANKQGLGTMMHHAQLNVMSMNALDSARLGLTSMEHWYGLPEALFEDQRIQDYPAHYNYNNEQHRFEEAGRLWKQAAEPGSDKWNAVRDELIELDFTINPTLTIYEASRDLMRERQAIWHDEYTLPRLWDFFEPSRYAHGSYWFDWTTDNEIAWKNNYDKWMAFLKDYHANGGRITLGSDAGYIYKIYGFGYIREMELLREAGLNALEVIHAATVAGAQALGMEDDIGSIALGKKADMVIVKENPLANFKVLYGTGHFKLNDQNKPMRTEGVKYTIKDGIVYDAQALLDDVKRLVAKEKAERAE; the protein is encoded by the coding sequence ATGAAAACAATAAAAACGATAGCTTTCACCTGCGCAGCCTTGTTGCTTGCTGCTTCCTCTCAGGTGTTTTCTGCCCCGTTAATGCAGGCACCGCCCAAAGCACCTGAACGAGAGCAAGGTGAGGGCCCCTATGACCGCTTAATTTTGCGTGGCGGAACCCTCATTACCGGCGAAGGCGCACCACCACAAGGCCCGGTCGACATCGTTATTGAAGATGATCGCATTACTCAAATTGTCAGTGTGGGTAACCCGGGTGTGCCGATTATCGACTCGCGCCGCCCTAAAGCAGGTCGCGGCGACAAAGAAATGGACGTATCCGGGCATTATATTTTGCCCGGATTTATCGACATGCACGCTCATATCGGTGGTTCAGCGAAAGGTATTCCGGCCGAGTATGTACTGAAGCTGTGGCTGGGACACGGCATTACTACCATTCGCGAGCCCGGCAGTTTTAACGGTCTGGACTGGGTGCAGTGGCATCAGGAGCAAGCGCAGGACAACGACATTGCTTCGCCGCGCATTGTGCCTTATGTCGGTTTTGGACAAGGCTGGGAAGAGCCTATTTACGGTGCTGAGCAAGCGCGAGAATGGGTACGCTACATAAAAGATCGGGGTGCTGCAGGCATTAAGTTCTTTGGCGCGTCACGCAAAGTCATGGAAGCCGCGCTTGACGAAGCCAACAAACAAGGTCTCGGTACCATGATGCACCACGCTCAGCTCAACGTTATGTCCATGAATGCGCTGGACTCGGCGCGGCTGGGGCTGACCTCAATGGAGCACTGGTATGGCTTGCCGGAAGCGCTGTTCGAAGATCAGCGCATTCAGGACTATCCGGCGCATTACAATTACAACAACGAGCAACACCGTTTCGAAGAAGCCGGGCGTTTATGGAAACAAGCGGCGGAACCAGGCTCTGACAAATGGAACGCGGTGCGTGATGAACTGATAGAGCTCGACTTTACCATTAACCCAACGCTCACAATTTACGAAGCCTCGCGCGATCTTATGCGTGAACGCCAAGCCATTTGGCACGATGAATACACACTGCCAAGACTGTGGGACTTCTTCGAGCCCAGCCGTTACGCACATGGCTCATACTGGTTCGACTGGACCACCGATAATGAGATTGCCTGGAAAAACAACTACGACAAGTGGATGGCTTTTCTGAAGGATTATCACGCCAACGGCGGCCGTATTACGTTGGGCTCTGACGCAGGCTATATCTATAAAATTTATGGCTTTGGTTACATTCGCGAAATGGAACTGCTCCGTGAGGCTGGTCTAAACGCACTGGAAGTCATCCATGCGGCAACGGTTGCAGGGGCGCAAGCCTTAGGCATGGAAGACGACATTGGCAGTATTGCGCTGGGCAAAAAAGCCGACATGGTTATTGTGAAGGAAAACCCGCTGGCGAACTTTAAAGTGCTGTATGGCACCGGTCATTTCAAATTAAACGACCAGAACAAGCCGATGCGCACAGAAGGCGTTAAATACACCATTAAAGACGGTATTGTTTACGACGCGCAGGCGTTGTTGGACGACGTGAAGCGCCTTGTCGCAAAAGAAAAAGCAGAACGCGCGGAATAA
- a CDS encoding cell division protein ZapA: MAAKTMDIKLLERNYKVACPVGQESALQQAADALNRRLEETKERTQLTNVEQIAVMTALNLCHDSRPKRPSLKRKFNCFRRQLNRR; encoded by the coding sequence ATGGCCGCGAAAACCATGGATATTAAATTGCTGGAGCGTAACTATAAGGTTGCCTGCCCTGTGGGTCAGGAAAGCGCGTTGCAGCAAGCGGCAGATGCGTTAAACAGACGCCTTGAAGAAACCAAGGAACGAACCCAACTGACCAATGTCGAACAAATAGCCGTGATGACCGCACTCAACTTGTGTCATGACAGTCGGCCAAAACGGCCAAGCTTGAAGAGAAAATTCAACTGCTTCAGGCGACAATTGAACAGGCGATGA
- a CDS encoding UPF0149 family protein — protein sequence MSTRFNYDRLAELYAGYDMTPGVSEVQGMLTGLIATGSDAQSDELMAILSDLAYDGQSIPTELKNLLQQQAEEIEHSLGDHDLGFRLLLPEDGEPLPERLNALAGWVNAFLAGYGVNQQSMATLSADLKEAIEDMVELAKIEFTEEGGGEEEERAYFEIVEYLRVSAMMCYTELGRKEQPANQPPKTLH from the coding sequence ATGTCCACACGCTTTAATTATGACCGTTTAGCCGAACTTTATGCTGGTTACGATATGACGCCAGGCGTTTCTGAAGTACAAGGCATGCTGACCGGCTTAATCGCAACAGGCAGCGACGCTCAAAGCGACGAACTCATGGCGATATTGTCAGACTTAGCCTACGACGGCCAAAGTATTCCAACCGAGCTTAAAAACTTATTACAGCAACAAGCGGAAGAAATTGAACATTCGCTGGGCGATCACGATTTGGGCTTTCGTTTACTGCTGCCGGAAGACGGCGAGCCATTGCCGGAGCGTCTAAATGCTTTAGCCGGTTGGGTGAATGCGTTTCTCGCAGGCTACGGTGTTAATCAGCAAAGTATGGCGACCTTAAGCGCTGACTTAAAAGAGGCCATAGAAGACATGGTCGAACTGGCAAAAATTGAGTTCACCGAAGAAGGTGGTGGCGAGGAAGAAGAACGCGCTTACTTTGAAATTGTCGAATATCTGCGTGTATCGGCCATGATGTGCTACACCGAGTTAGGCCGCAAAGAGCAGCCAGCCAACCAACCACCGAAAACACTGCATTAA
- the pepP gene encoding Xaa-Pro aminopeptidase translates to MTAVISVEEFAQRRQALMKRLPLGAVAIIAGNSEVTRSNDTEYPFRQNSDFFYLTGFAEPDAVLVLINDKQPHSLLFCQDKDPQQEVWHGLRLGYENAEQALSVDVAEDVDAFEERLPDVLKGMDSVFYLMSEQPEVGELIHGARNQLQQAARRSGELPPQSLRDLRPLLDDMRLIKSDAEIDVMRESARISYSAFRRIMRFVAPGKHEYQVGAELHHEFAMNGALYPAYGMICGGGANACVLHYTDNKDVLNDGDLILVDAGAEYQGYAADITRTFPVNGKFSDTQRTLYELVLKAQYAAFEEIKPGSNLVNASNAAARVINDGLVELGIIDGDPDTTFEAMRWKTYFIHGLGHWLGLDVHDMGRYKDENGKPVAFEPGMVLTVEPGIYIPEDADVDEKWRGIGIRIEDDLVVTAEGYENLTSDVPKTIEEIEAWMNGK, encoded by the coding sequence ATGACCGCCGTAATTTCCGTAGAAGAGTTTGCACAACGCCGGCAAGCGCTCATGAAGCGTTTGCCACTAGGCGCTGTTGCCATTATTGCCGGTAACAGCGAAGTCACGCGCAGTAACGACACCGAGTATCCGTTTCGGCAAAACAGTGACTTTTTCTATTTAACCGGCTTTGCCGAGCCCGATGCGGTGTTGGTACTTATTAATGACAAGCAACCGCATAGTTTGCTGTTCTGTCAGGACAAAGACCCACAACAGGAAGTATGGCATGGTTTGCGGTTGGGTTATGAAAATGCCGAGCAGGCATTGAGTGTCGATGTGGCGGAAGACGTAGACGCTTTTGAGGAACGACTGCCGGATGTACTGAAAGGTATGGACAGCGTGTTTTACCTTATGAGCGAACAACCCGAAGTCGGTGAGTTGATTCACGGTGCCCGTAACCAACTGCAGCAAGCCGCCCGTCGCAGCGGCGAATTACCGCCACAAAGTCTGCGCGATTTACGACCGCTATTAGACGACATGCGACTGATAAAGTCAGACGCTGAAATTGACGTTATGCGCGAGTCGGCGCGTATCAGCTACAGCGCGTTTCGTCGCATTATGCGTTTTGTGGCGCCCGGCAAACACGAATACCAAGTGGGTGCAGAACTGCATCATGAGTTTGCGATGAACGGGGCGCTGTACCCAGCTTATGGAATGATTTGCGGTGGTGGGGCCAATGCCTGCGTATTGCACTATACCGACAATAAAGACGTACTGAACGATGGCGATTTGATCCTCGTCGATGCCGGCGCTGAGTATCAGGGGTATGCTGCCGACATTACTCGTACTTTCCCCGTCAATGGCAAATTCAGTGACACGCAGCGCACCTTGTATGAGTTGGTATTAAAAGCACAGTACGCAGCGTTTGAAGAAATAAAGCCCGGCAGTAATTTGGTTAATGCCAGTAATGCCGCGGCTCGTGTCATTAACGACGGTTTAGTTGAACTGGGCATTATCGACGGTGATCCGGACACCACCTTTGAAGCCATGCGCTGGAAAACGTACTTTATTCACGGCTTAGGACACTGGCTGGGTCTCGATGTGCACGACATGGGACGCTACAAAGATGAAAACGGTAAACCCGTTGCTTTTGAACCGGGCATGGTGTTGACGGTCGAGCCGGGTATTTATATTCCGGAAGATGCCGACGTCGATGAGAAATGGCGTGGCATTGGCATTCGCATCGAAGATGACCTGGTGGTCACCGCCGAAGGTTATGAAAACCTGACCAGCGACGTGCCTAAAACCATAGAAGAGATAGAAGCATGGATGAACGGCAAATAA
- the ubiH gene encoding 2-octaprenyl-6-methoxyphenyl hydroxylase yields the protein MDERQITSADIAIVGGGLVGALTGMMLAQQRPDWRIVICEPRKEGPPNDKRIIALAAASAHRLSKLGVLKDITHEPIKHIHISDRGFIGGTELHAEHEGVEALGKVVAASELVERLYNSCQTLDNVTWLGGVRAERIEQEQAQVNVTLDNQQRVNCRLLIGADGQNSLVREQLRLKSDVTDYGQYGCIATLTLEQPLNGWAYERFTENGPIALLPMKGNDASLVWSFTEKQLAEAEQWTDSEFLERCQKAFGYRAGRFKSVSPRVFYPLILRRAKRSTHHRTVIIGNASHALHPIAGQGFNLGLRDVEQLCETLSNATDPGAFQNLADYEQQRERDYESIIRLTDGLVRGFSNQFWPTILGRNSALMLLQHCSPLKSSFARLTMGMKP from the coding sequence ATGGATGAACGGCAAATAACCTCTGCCGATATCGCCATTGTTGGCGGCGGTCTGGTTGGCGCATTAACCGGCATGATGCTGGCGCAACAGCGTCCGGACTGGCGTATTGTTATTTGCGAACCCCGCAAAGAAGGCCCACCCAACGACAAACGTATTATTGCGTTGGCGGCTGCATCGGCCCATCGTTTGTCTAAGCTGGGCGTGCTGAAGGATATTACCCACGAGCCCATAAAGCACATTCATATTTCTGACCGCGGTTTCATTGGCGGTACCGAACTGCATGCAGAGCACGAAGGCGTGGAAGCCTTGGGTAAAGTCGTGGCCGCGTCTGAGTTGGTAGAACGCTTATATAACAGCTGCCAGACGCTGGATAACGTTACCTGGTTAGGCGGCGTGCGTGCCGAGCGTATTGAACAAGAACAAGCGCAGGTAAACGTGACACTGGACAACCAACAGCGGGTGAATTGTCGGCTGCTGATTGGCGCCGACGGCCAAAACTCGCTAGTGCGTGAGCAGTTACGACTGAAGTCAGACGTGACGGATTACGGACAGTACGGTTGTATTGCCACGCTGACGCTTGAGCAGCCCCTCAATGGCTGGGCCTACGAACGTTTTACCGAAAATGGACCCATTGCCCTTTTACCTATGAAAGGAAACGACGCGTCGTTGGTGTGGAGCTTTACCGAAAAGCAGTTGGCCGAAGCGGAACAATGGACAGACTCTGAGTTTTTGGAGCGTTGCCAGAAAGCTTTTGGTTATCGAGCCGGGCGTTTTAAATCGGTGTCGCCACGCGTGTTTTATCCGCTGATTCTACGCCGGGCAAAACGCTCAACGCACCACCGAACGGTGATTATTGGTAATGCCTCTCACGCTTTGCACCCAATCGCCGGGCAAGGGTTTAACCTGGGGCTGCGTGACGTAGAGCAGCTTTGTGAGACCTTGAGCAATGCTACGGATCCGGGCGCATTCCAGAATCTGGCCGACTACGAACAACAACGCGAGCGCGACTACGAGTCTATTATCCGTTTAACCGATGGCTTAGTTAGAGGGTTCTCCAATCAGTTTTGGCCAACGATATTAGGACGGAACAGTGCGCTCATGTTGTTGCAGCATTGTAGCCCTCTAAAGTCGAGCTTTGCCCGACTGACCATGGGGATGAAACCATGA